From Streptomyces sp. NBC_01460, a single genomic window includes:
- a CDS encoding maleylpyruvate isomerase family mycothiol-dependent enzyme has protein sequence MTVHPSLQTYADAWTHSVESIAELVKPLAEGEWNRRTPCPGWSIRDIVSHVIGMECEQLGDPRPIHTLPRDLYHVQNDHQRYMEMQVDVRRHHTAPEMTSELDYTLIRRMRQLRNESRDPETMVRAPLGAEQTLELALRMRAFDVWVHEQDLRTTLGQPGNLDSPGALIVRDTLLVGLAKVVAKDAGAPPNSAVVFDVHGPLEFLRTVRVDGEGRGSVDGAPSLGPAATLAMDWETYYRLACGRVRAQAVEDLVKIEGDQDLGAEILRHFAVTP, from the coding sequence GTGACCGTCCATCCCAGCCTCCAGACCTATGCCGATGCCTGGACCCACTCCGTCGAGTCGATAGCCGAGCTGGTCAAGCCACTTGCCGAGGGGGAGTGGAACCGCCGGACGCCCTGCCCGGGCTGGTCGATACGCGACATCGTCTCGCACGTCATCGGCATGGAGTGCGAGCAGCTCGGCGACCCCCGTCCGATCCACACGCTGCCGCGCGACCTCTACCACGTGCAGAACGACCACCAGCGCTACATGGAGATGCAGGTCGACGTACGGCGCCACCACACGGCGCCCGAGATGACCTCGGAGCTCGACTACACGCTCATCCGGCGCATGCGCCAGCTGCGCAACGAGTCGCGCGACCCCGAGACCATGGTGCGGGCGCCCCTCGGCGCCGAGCAGACGCTGGAACTGGCGCTGCGCATGCGCGCCTTCGACGTCTGGGTGCACGAGCAGGATCTGCGTACGACGCTGGGGCAGCCCGGCAACCTGGACTCCCCCGGCGCCCTGATCGTCCGGGACACCCTGCTGGTCGGCCTGGCGAAGGTCGTCGCCAAGGACGCGGGCGCGCCGCCCAACTCGGCCGTGGTCTTCGATGTGCACGGCCCCCTGGAATTCCTGCGCACGGTCAGGGTCGACGGCGAGGGCCGTGGCTCGGTCGACGGCGCTCCGTCACTGGGGCCCGCGGCGACCCTCGCCATGGACTGGGAGACGTACTACCGGCTGGCCTGCGGCAGGGTCCGGGCCCAGGCCGTGGAGGACCTGGTCAAGATCGAGGGCGACCAGGACCTGGGCGCCGAGATCCTGCGCCACTTCGCCGTGACCCCGTAG
- a CDS encoding carbon-nitrogen family hydrolase: protein MHASLIQIAVNQDESAHSRRERAASLVVAQRGADLVVLPELWTVGAFAYTTFADEAEPLQGPTHDIMAKAAAEAGVWLHAGSFVERAEDGTLYNTSLVFSPEGERAASYRKIHRFGFDKGEAVMMGAGEELVTVALPETTLGLATCYDLRFPEQFRGLVDAGAETMVVSAGWPERRRSHWTLLAQARAVENQAYVLAVGSSGTHARVQQAGHSIVVDPWGEVLAEAGAGEEVLTVEFDPAKATTTREQFPALKDRRLGIAPRRLP, encoded by the coding sequence GTGCACGCCTCTCTCATCCAGATCGCTGTAAACCAGGATGAATCGGCCCATTCCCGTAGAGAGCGCGCGGCTTCACTGGTCGTGGCCCAGCGGGGTGCGGACCTCGTCGTCCTCCCCGAACTCTGGACGGTGGGCGCCTTCGCCTACACCACCTTCGCCGACGAGGCCGAGCCCCTGCAGGGGCCCACGCACGACATCATGGCGAAGGCCGCGGCCGAGGCCGGGGTCTGGCTGCACGCCGGCTCCTTCGTCGAGCGCGCCGAGGACGGCACTCTCTACAACACCTCGCTGGTGTTCTCTCCCGAGGGCGAGCGGGCCGCCTCGTACCGGAAGATCCACCGGTTCGGCTTCGACAAGGGCGAGGCGGTGATGATGGGCGCCGGTGAGGAGCTCGTCACCGTCGCCCTGCCGGAGACCACCCTCGGCCTCGCCACCTGCTACGACCTGCGCTTCCCCGAGCAGTTCCGGGGGCTCGTCGACGCGGGCGCCGAGACCATGGTCGTCTCCGCCGGCTGGCCGGAGCGCCGTCGCTCGCACTGGACGCTGCTGGCGCAGGCCCGGGCCGTGGAGAACCAGGCGTACGTCCTGGCCGTGGGGTCCTCGGGCACCCATGCGAGGGTCCAGCAGGCGGGGCACAGCATCGTCGTCGACCCCTGGGGCGAGGTGCTGGCCGAGGCCGGAGCGGGCGAGGAGGTGCTCACCGTGGAGTTCGACCCCGCGAAGGCGACCACCACCCGGGAGCAGTTCCCGGCGCTCAAGGACCGCCGCCTGGGCATCGCCCCACGGCGCCTGCCCTGA